A region of the Paenibacillus sp. J23TS9 genome:
TCAGGATTCATGGAATGCGGTTGAATGTTCTCCCGGAGATGTTAAATGCTCGCAGTTATGGTTCTTTTCATTTCAGGATCTTGTAACTGATTGGCTATTTCCTTCCATCTCGGCTCATGGCTTTCATGCGAGAGCTTCGGAACGAAGCCAAGTCTGAGATAGGTCTTAATGGCAGATATTCGAAAATCATCCGTATTCAGCAGCGCTTTTACCCTTCCGTCATTTCTCATTTGGATTAAGGCAGCATGGGTAATTTTCTGTCCAAGACCTTGTCCTGCATAAGCATTCATGATGCCTACCATATGAAGATATCCCATATCGCTGCCGAGTTTTGCTTGATGCCAGGCGGAAGCGGTCGCCACCGGTTGATCACCTTTCCACAGAATAATGATCCGTTCGGGTCTGAATTCCACATCCTTCTTCATAAATTCCTCAAAGGAAAATGCAGATTGGAAAGATTCGCCTATAATGGCTTCCCATGCTGCCTCTTCACCAGGTTGATAAGCGGCAATGTGATACGGTTCTGAAATTGAAATTTCAGGTAATAAAGATAACTGTTCGTGAATCATGACTAATTGAGGCAAATTGGACTCGCTCAATGAATAACCCCCTACACGTCTTTAAAAAGTATTAAATCCTTCTTCATAGATCTAAAATACAGGATACCTGCACACCACTATCGTATCCATGGATGCTTTGTGCTGTCAACGAGATAAATATCGCACGGTACATTATTGGATACAGAAACCGTTAAAAATTTTCGCAGCCGATTAAAGGTATTTAAATGGATTAACCGTAATATAAGGTTATTAGGATCCTGCTTAAAACACATTCCATCGTTTTGGCTGCGATCTCAAAAAAAAAATAACAGAAACGGGTGTTGAAGATGAGAAAAAAAACGAACGCAAAAATGAGTAATCATTGGAGGGTGACTATACTCTAACCCTCCAAAAATATGGAGGAGAAATCATTGAATTCAAGAACCAGAAAATTTTTATCTTATTATAAACCCTACATGGGTTTGCTTTTTGCAGACATGGCATGTGCGTTTATCGTCTCTGCCATTACGCTCATTCTCCCATTATGCATCCGTTACATCACCATCAATGTGTTAGAAGGCGATCGGCCGGATGCTCTGCATCAAATTTATATGATGGGTGCAGTCATGTTGGCGTTAGTCATCATTCATACCGTTTGTGACATGTTTATTGGCTATAAGGGCCATGTGATGGGCGCCATGATGGAAAGCGACATGAGAAGTGAGCTATTCGATCATTACCAGAAATTGTCATTTTGTTTTTACGATGAACAGAAAACAGGCCAGTTAATG
Encoded here:
- a CDS encoding GNAT family N-acetyltransferase, giving the protein MSESNLPQLVMIHEQLSLLPEISISEPYHIAAYQPGEEAAWEAIIGESFQSAFSFEEFMKKDVEFRPERIIILWKGDQPVATASAWHQAKLGSDMGYLHMVGIMNAYAGQGLGQKITHAALIQMRNDGRVKALLNTDDFRISAIKTYLRLGFVPKLSHESHEPRWKEIANQLQDPEMKRTITASI